In the Defluviitalea raffinosedens genome, TGGATAATCTAGGGTTATAGCCATGGCTCATAATGGTTCCGCTTTTTGTTTCACCATTGAATACAGGAATTTTTCCAACCATACATTCCGCAGGAGTTAACTGATATTTGCCCCCAAAAGGCATAAGAACCGTTCCTGTACCAATGGTACTGTCAAAGCGTTCCACTAACCCTTTTTGACTGCATACATTTAAGTCTTTCAGATTGGTGATCCAAGCATCTTTAAGATCTTCAAGTTTATCTTTAATATCTTCTTTAATTACACTAAAGTAATTTTTATTTTCTTCTGGAGCTGTGATAAACCCATCGGCTCTTTGAGTAGCACCATTGGTATTTAAAAATTCTCTGCTGATATCTACAATTACTTTGTCATTCCAGAACATTTTCAATCTATTGTCAGAGGTTACCTTAGCAACGACTACAGCTTCTAAGTTTTCCTCTTCTGCCAGCGCGATGAATTCTTCCACATGATGGGGCTCAATTACTACTGCCATTCTTTCTTGAGATTCAGATATAGCCAGTTCTGTTCCATCCAGTCCTTCGTATTTTTTCGGTACCGCGTTCAAATCAATTTCAAGTCCGTCTGCCAGCTCTCCAATGGCAACCGATACGCCACCGGCACCAAAATCGTTGCAGCGTTTAATCATTGTACTTACTTTAGGATTTCTGAATAATCTTTGGATTTTACGTTCAGTCGGTGCATTTCCTTTCTGAACTTCTGCTCCGCAAGTGGTTAAGGATTCTTCCGTATGTTCCTTAGAAGAACCTGTTGCGCCACCGCAACCATCCCTTCCTGTTCTTCCTCCAAGAAGAATAATTACATCCCCTTCTTCTGGCACGCCACGAACGACATTTTTCTTAGGCGCTGCAGCGATCACCGCTCCGATTTCCATTCTTTTTGCCACATAACCTTCATCATATATTTCCGCTACATGACCGGTGGCAAGGCCGATTTGGTTTCCATAGGAACTATATCCGTGGGCAGCTCCTGTGGTAATTTTTCTTTGAGGCAGCTTCCCAGGTAATGTATCCTGTACGGAGGTTCTTGGATCTCCACTGCCTGTTACACGCATTGCCTGATACACATACGCTCTTCCAGACAATGGATCTCGGATTGCACCTCCAAGACAAGTGGCAGCCCCTCCAAAGGGTTCTATCTCTGTGGGATGATTATGAGTTTCATTTTTAAACATCACGAGCCATTCTTCATCTTCACCATTCACATCAACTGTAACTTGAATGCTGCAGGCATTAATTTCATCAGATACTTCAAGGTCATCAAGTTTCCCTTGTTTCCTTAATTCCTTCATTCCCATCAGGGCTATATCCATAAGGCAAATATCTTTTTTGCTTTCTCCGTATACGATATCCCTGCCTTCCAAGTATTCCTGGTAAGCCTTTTGAATAGGGATTGAAAAGTGTCCTTCTTCGATTTCAATATTATCTAGCTTAGTGAGAAATGTCGTATGTCTGCAGTGATCAGACCAATAAGTATCCAGCACCCTGATTTCTGTAATACTGGGATCTCTTTTTTCTTCATCTCTGAAATAAGTCTGACAGAATACAATATCCTCTGTACTCATGGCAAGTCCCAATTCATTCCTTAAGTTCTCTAACTGTTCATAAGACAGATGAATAAAACCATTTAGGATCTCAACTTCCTCAGGAATGGAAAGCTCCATGTCTAAAGTCTCTGGCTTTTCTAAAGAAGCTTCTCTGGAATCTATGGTATTGATACAGTAATTTTTTATAACATCAAACTGTTCGTCTGTGATATTTCCCTTAAGGCAAATGACTTTAGCAGTACGAATAACTGGCTTTTCTTTACGAGTTAAAATCTGAATACACTGAGCAGCAGAATCAGCTCTTTGATCGTATTGTCCCGGAAGATATTCCACTGCAAATACTCTTTCATTAACCTCCAGGGGTAATTCCTCATCATAGACCAAATCTACGGGAGGTTCAGAAAAAATAATAGTTCTCGCTTGGTTGTAGGCTTCTTCGTCTATGCCTTCTATATCGTAGCGATTAACAATTCGCACATCCTCCAGCGCCTCAATCAGTAAATTCTCCTTTAAATCGGTATATAAATTTTTAGCTTCTACATCAAAACCGGATTTCTTTTGCACAAATATTCTTCTTACATCAGACATTCTCAATCCCCCATTTTTATATCCATCATGATCTCTTAATATGCTTTATAGCATTTACAGCTTTATTGTATCATGGTAAAATTAATAAATAAAATTAATTATTTTAATAGGTTTTATAAGGAGGACTAATAAGTGGATGTTAATTTCGAACTGTATAAAGTATTTTATCATGTAGCTTCCTCCCTAAGTTTCTCTGAAGCAGCAGCTAAACTTTTCATTTCTCAGTCTGCCGTAAGCCAATCCATAAAAACTCTGGAAGAAAAACTCAATATTCAATTATTCTTCAGAAATACGAAACGGGTTCAACTTACAAAAGATGGGGAAATTCTGTTTAAACACATTGAACAAGCATATAATCTGATTAAAAGCGCAGAACGGACCATCGATGAAATCCATTCCTTGGAACAGGGTGAAATACGCATAGGCGCCAGTGATACCATCTGCAAATATTATCTTATGCCTTACTTTAAAGAGTTTCACAAACTTTACCCTAAAATTAAAATTCTTGTTACCAATGGAACTTCCCCCAAATGTGTGGAGTATTTAAAGCAAGGCAATGTGGATTTTATCGTATCCAATCTTCCCAATCATTACGTTACATCTTCCATGGAAGTCACACCTATCAAGCCTATTCAGGATGTTTTCATCGCCGGAATGCAGTTTAAGGAACTTAAAAATCGTACAGTATCTCTAAAGGAATTGGGAAAATATCCTTTCCTCATGTTGGAACATAAAACTACTACAAGAGAATTTTTCGACTCTATGCTGGTAAAAAATAAAATCCATATTGTCCCCGAAATCGAACTCGGCAGCATTGACCTCCTAGTTGAAATGTCAAAAATCGGCCTTGGAATTACTTTTGTATGGAAAAATTGTATTGAAGAACAGCTGAAGAAAAAGGAAGTGTTTATTGTCAATGTAAAAGAAGAAATTCCTGAGAGAAGTTTAGGGATCATAACCCACAAACACATTCCTCTTTCTATAGGGGCAAGACGATTTATCAGTCTTCTTCATTAAATTAACATGAAAGTGGCTAGACTACACTCATGAAATAAAAAAATTTGCTCTCTTGCAGGCAAGATCAATTAACTTAAAAGGACCCGTTGACAGGGTATACTTTTTTCTATATACTTTGACTATCAAAATATTTGATTTTCAAAAAAGGAGAAGTGGTAGGATGAAACTTCCTTCATTAAGAATAGGAAATCTCATAGCAGAAATCCCCATTGTTCAAGGAGGAATGGGGGTAGGCATATCCAGATCAAATTTAGCTTCTGCTGTTGCAAACGAAGGCGGCATAGGTGTTATTTCCGGCGTTCAGATTGGATTTAATGAGCCTGATTTTGAAACGGACAATAAAGGCGCGAATATAAGAGCTCTTCAGAAAGAAATAAAAAAAGCCAGGGAATTAAGCCCTAAAGGCATCATCGGGGTAAATATCCTGACAGCAATGAACAACTATAAGGAGCTGGTCCTAGCTGCAGTGAAAGAAAAGATCGATTTGATTATATGCGGCGCGGGACTTCCTGTGGATTTACCTGAACTGGTGAAAAATTCCGCTTCCAAAATCATTCCCATTGTTTCTTCAGGTAAGGCTGCATCTGTCATCACCAGAATGTGGGATAAAAAATATCAATATCTTCCCGATGCATTAATCGTAGAAGGCCCCCATGCCGGAGGACATTTAGGTTTTTCTCTGGAACAGCTTAAATCAAATCCTCTGCCTAGCTTGTCAGATATTGTAAAAGATGTGCTGACAGCCATCAAACCATTTGAAGAAAAATACAATAAAAAAATACCCGTGATCGCTGCAGGAGGTATTTTTGACGGAAATGATATTGCAAACTTTATAAAATTAGGAGCATCGGGGGTTCAGATGGGCACACGGTTTGTTGCAACCCGGGAATGTGACGCCCATGAAAACTATAAAGAAGCTTATCTTAAAGCTTCCAAAGGAGACATTCAGATTGTAAAAAGTCCTGTAGGGATGCCCGGAAGAGCCATCAGAAATGAATTCATTAAAGCACTGGAAGAAACCAATCAAAAAGTTGCGAAATGTTATAACTGCCTGAAACCCTGCAATCCTGCTACAACTCCTTATTGTATCTCAAAAGCGCTTATACAGGCAGTAAAAGGCGATGTAAAAAATGGGCTGATTTTTACGGGAAGCAATGCCTATAAATTAAATAAAATCATATCCGTTAAGCAATTAATCAATGAACTGGTAAGCCATGCAGAAGTTGCCTTAACGTAAAGAATTTTCTATATAATAATATAAATAAAGTAGGGAATATTCCCTACTTTATTTAGCTTTTTTGATACTCAACCAGCAAATCATCCAGCTCCTGACTTAACTTTAATACCTCCGTAGTAGAAATTTTACTTTCTTCTAAATCAATCAAATGGTTTAAACGTTTCCTTACCTGTTCAATTTTTTCTTTAAGTTCATCAGCATTCTGTCCATACGGCATTCAAATTCCCACCTTGAAGTATCTTGGCTTATTTGGTCTGCTTGTTTTTAGTATCTGTAATCTTTTAAAAAATAAACGCTACCATATATGTAGATTTTGTAAGCAAAGATTAATCTCATTTCACTCCAATATCTTTTCTGTAATGCATTTTTTCAAAATAAATTTTTTCTACTCCCTGATAAGCTGTTTTAATTGCTTCATCCAGGGTCTTTGCAATTCCGGTGACACCTAGAACTCTGCCTCCGTTCGTGACAATCTGATCACCTTTTTTAGCAGTTCCGGCATGGAATATAATCATATTTTCTGCATCTTTGAAGTTTTCCAGCCCTGCAATCGGATAGCCTTTTTCATAAGAAAGCGGATAGCCTCCTGAAGCTAATACAACACATACAGCTGCATGATCTTCCCATTCTACTTTAACTTCATGTAAACGTTGATCTACGCAAGCTTCCAGGATCTCAAGCAGATCTCCTTTTAATCTTGGAAGCACAACCTGAGCTTCAGGATCTCCAAATCTTGCATTGTATTCCAATACTTTAACTCCATCTTTAGTAATCATAAGCCCAAAGAAAAGAATTCCTGTAAAAGGCCTTCCTTCTTCTCTCATAGCTTCCAAAGTGGGCTTAAAGATCTTTTCCATACAATAGTCATTGATTTCCTCTGTATAAATACGGCTGGGTGAGAAAGTTCCCATACCTCCGGTATTAAGCCCCTGGTCATTGTCCAAAGCTCTTTTATGATCCTGTGCACTAACCATCGGAATAATGGTCTTACCATCGCAAAAAGACAAAATGGATACTTCTTGCCCTTCCATAAATTCTTCTATCACGACCTTATTCCCTGCATCTCCAAACTTCTTTTCTTCCATGATGGCATGTACAGCATCCTTTGCTTCTTCAAAACTGTTGCAGATTAAAACCCCTTTCCCCAGGGCCAATCCGTCAGCCTTTACAACAATGGGGAAAGACTGAGTCTTTAAATACTCTATGGCAGTTGTAGGATCTTCAAAAACTTCATAAGCAGCTGTAGGAATATTGTATTTTTTCATAAGAGCTTTTGAAAAAGCCTTACTGCCTTCAATAAGCGCTGCCTTCTTCGTTGGGCCGAATACTTTTAATCCTCTTTCCTGGAACTTATCCACAATTCCAAGCATTAAGGGATCATCCATCCCCACAATTGTGAAATCAATTTGTTCCTTTTGTGCAAAATCTGCTAAAGCATCTATATCTGTGGCTTCGATGTCCACACATTCTGCTAAAGACGCTATGCCGCCATTTCCTGGTGCGCAAAATATTTTAGACACTTTTTTACTTTGGGCAATTTTCCATACAATCGCATGTTCTCTTCCACCACTGCCAACAACCAATACTTTCATAAACTTACCTCCATTATAGATGGCTAATCTAAGTTCTAGATTCACTCACTTATGATGACCTTATGATCCTGTACTTTTAACTTGCCTTCTGCATATAATCTGATGGCCTCAGGATAAATCATCCACTCTGCTTCTTCCATAACCCGTTTTTGAAGAGTTTCTTTCGTATCATTCTGTCTGACTTCAACGGCTTTCTGTAAAATAATCGGCCCTGTATCGGTGCCTTCATCGACAAAATGTACTGTCGCACCGGTAACTTTAACCCCTCTGTCCAGCACGGCCTGATGTACCTTAAGGCCATAATATCCATCTCCGCAAAATGAGGGGATTAAGGAAGGGTGAATATTCATAATACGATTCCTGAAATGCTTCACAAAGCTTTCTCCAACCACCACTAAATAACCTGCCATAACAATCAGGTCTACTTGTCTTTCTTCAAAATGCTTAATCAGTGCAAGATTAAAAGCTTCTCTGTTACTAAAATCTTTTGGCGCTATGCAAACACCTTCAATCCCATGGTTTTTTGCCCTCTCCAGGGCATAAGCCTGGGGCTTGTTACTGACAACTGTTACAATCCTGGCATTTTTTATTTTTCCGTTCTCAATAGCATCAATAATGGCCTGAAGATTGGTTCCGCCTCCTGAAACTAATGCCCCTATTTTAAGCATAAATCCACCTCTGTTTCACTTTCAACTACACTGCCGATCACATAGGCTTTTTCTCCAGCTTCTGTCAGTACGGAAAGAGCTTTTTCCTTTTCGCTTTCATCGATGGCTAAAACCATTCCTATACCCATATTGAATGTATTATACATATGTTTTCTGTCAATATTCCCAAGCTCTTGCATCATATCAAATATAGGAGGTATATCCCAGGTTCCTTCTTCTATTCTTGCCCCCAGACCTTTAGGAAGCATTCTTGGGATATTTTCAATAAATCCGCCACCTGTAATATGGCTGATGCCTTTTACATTAATTTCTTCTTTAAGCTTATTAATGGCTTTTACATATATTTTAGTGGGCTTTAAGAGTTCTTCTCCTAAAGTGCATCCCAGCTTTTCAATATATTCCGTCATACTTTCCTTACTGGGGTGAAAGATTTTTCTGACCAGGGAATAGCCATTGCTGTGGATTCCGCTGGAAGCTATTCCAATAAGTATATCACCTTTCTTAATAGTACTTCCATCAATGATTTTTGATCTGTCTACAATCCCTACACAAAAACCTGCAATATCATATTCATCCTGAGGATAAAATCCCGGCATTTCTGCTGTCTCTCCTCCTATAAGAGCAGCCCCTGCCTGTCTGCAGCCATCTGCAATCCCTTTTACAATAAGAGCAATTTTCTTAGGGATGTTTTTTCCACAAGCGATATAATCCAAAAAGAAAAGGGGCTCTGCTCCTGAACAGATCACATCGTTCACGCACATGGCAACACAATCAATCCCAACCGTGTCATGTCGATCCATCAAAAATGCAATTTTAAGCTTCGTTCCAACGCCATCAGTTCCCGACACAAGCACGGGGTCTTTCATGGTTTGGTTTGCAATGGAAAACAAACCTCCAAAGCCTCCTATATCGGTTAACACCTCTGGACGAAATGTACTTTTTACATGGTCCCTCATTAAACGAACTGCTTCATATCCAGCTTCTAC is a window encoding:
- a CDS encoding LysR family transcriptional regulator, whose product is MDVNFELYKVFYHVASSLSFSEAAAKLFISQSAVSQSIKTLEEKLNIQLFFRNTKRVQLTKDGEILFKHIEQAYNLIKSAERTIDEIHSLEQGEIRIGASDTICKYYLMPYFKEFHKLYPKIKILVTNGTSPKCVEYLKQGNVDFIVSNLPNHYVTSSMEVTPIKPIQDVFIAGMQFKELKNRTVSLKELGKYPFLMLEHKTTTREFFDSMLVKNKIHIVPEIELGSIDLLVEMSKIGLGITFVWKNCIEEQLKKKEVFIVNVKEEIPERSLGIITHKHIPLSIGARRFISLLH
- the purN gene encoding phosphoribosylglycinamide formyltransferase, which encodes MLKIGALVSGGGTNLQAIIDAIENGKIKNARIVTVVSNKPQAYALERAKNHGIEGVCIAPKDFSNREAFNLALIKHFEERQVDLIVMAGYLVVVGESFVKHFRNRIMNIHPSLIPSFCGDGYYGLKVHQAVLDRGVKVTGATVHFVDEGTDTGPIILQKAVEVRQNDTKETLQKRVMEEAEWMIYPEAIRLYAEGKLKVQDHKVIISE
- a CDS encoding NAD(P)H-dependent flavin oxidoreductase, whose amino-acid sequence is MKLPSLRIGNLIAEIPIVQGGMGVGISRSNLASAVANEGGIGVISGVQIGFNEPDFETDNKGANIRALQKEIKKARELSPKGIIGVNILTAMNNYKELVLAAVKEKIDLIICGAGLPVDLPELVKNSASKIIPIVSSGKAASVITRMWDKKYQYLPDALIVEGPHAGGHLGFSLEQLKSNPLPSLSDIVKDVLTAIKPFEEKYNKKIPVIAAGGIFDGNDIANFIKLGASGVQMGTRFVATRECDAHENYKEAYLKASKGDIQIVKSPVGMPGRAIRNEFIKALEETNQKVAKCYNCLKPCNPATTPYCISKALIQAVKGDVKNGLIFTGSNAYKLNKIISVKQLINELVSHAEVALT
- a CDS encoding phosphoribosylformylglycinamidine synthase, translating into MSDVRRIFVQKKSGFDVEAKNLYTDLKENLLIEALEDVRIVNRYDIEGIDEEAYNQARTIIFSEPPVDLVYDEELPLEVNERVFAVEYLPGQYDQRADSAAQCIQILTRKEKPVIRTAKVICLKGNITDEQFDVIKNYCINTIDSREASLEKPETLDMELSIPEEVEILNGFIHLSYEQLENLRNELGLAMSTEDIVFCQTYFRDEEKRDPSITEIRVLDTYWSDHCRHTTFLTKLDNIEIEEGHFSIPIQKAYQEYLEGRDIVYGESKKDICLMDIALMGMKELRKQGKLDDLEVSDEINACSIQVTVDVNGEDEEWLVMFKNETHNHPTEIEPFGGAATCLGGAIRDPLSGRAYVYQAMRVTGSGDPRTSVQDTLPGKLPQRKITTGAAHGYSSYGNQIGLATGHVAEIYDEGYVAKRMEIGAVIAAAPKKNVVRGVPEEGDVIILLGGRTGRDGCGGATGSSKEHTEESLTTCGAEVQKGNAPTERKIQRLFRNPKVSTMIKRCNDFGAGGVSVAIGELADGLEIDLNAVPKKYEGLDGTELAISESQERMAVVIEPHHVEEFIALAEEENLEAVVVAKVTSDNRLKMFWNDKVIVDISREFLNTNGATQRADGFITAPEENKNYFSVIKEDIKDKLEDLKDAWITNLKDLNVCSQKGLVERFDSTIGTGTVLMPFGGKYQLTPAECMVGKIPVFNGETKSGTIMSHGYNPRLSKWSPFHGAVYAIVEAVAKVVAVGGDYKNIRLTLQEYFERLGKDPKRWGKPLASLLGAYYVQKKLGTAAIGGKDSMSGTFKDLDVPPTLTAFAVDMVNVDKVISPEFKRSGSVVIYVPLKRDEFELPDFEELDRNYSTITKLIQEGKILSAHTVKLGGIAEAISKMSFGNKIGMRFTKEIHPKDLFAPNYGSLVLEIEEKDIALFKDIRYILLGETQNSPSICVNNIEIPLEELLKAWEAPLEKVFPTKVKEIKEKPIHKIYTERNPHKSRIKIAKPRIFIPVFPGTNCEDDTQRAFEEAGGIVNISVFKNLVPSHIEESIDQMVKAINNAQIIMIPGGFSAGDEPEGSGKFIATVFRNPRIKEAVMNLLSNRDGLMLGICNGFQALMKLGLLPYGEIRDIDCDCPTLTFNTLGRHVSNMVTTKITSTKSPWFANVEAGDLHQIAVSHGEGRFVASEEMMRQLFDNGQVATQYVDLDGNPTYDIAFNPNGSMNAIEGITSPDGRILGKMGHSERIGTNVAKNIPGAKDQKIFQSGVEYFS
- a CDS encoding aspartyl-phosphate phosphatase Spo0E family protein; this translates as MPYGQNADELKEKIEQVRKRLNHLIDLEESKISTTEVLKLSQELDDLLVEYQKS
- the purD gene encoding phosphoribosylamine--glycine ligase — protein: MKVLVVGSGGREHAIVWKIAQSKKVSKIFCAPGNGGIASLAECVDIEATDIDALADFAQKEQIDFTIVGMDDPLMLGIVDKFQERGLKVFGPTKKAALIEGSKAFSKALMKKYNIPTAAYEVFEDPTTAIEYLKTQSFPIVVKADGLALGKGVLICNSFEEAKDAVHAIMEEKKFGDAGNKVVIEEFMEGQEVSILSFCDGKTIIPMVSAQDHKRALDNDQGLNTGGMGTFSPSRIYTEEINDYCMEKIFKPTLEAMREEGRPFTGILFFGLMITKDGVKVLEYNARFGDPEAQVVLPRLKGDLLEILEACVDQRLHEVKVEWEDHAAVCVVLASGGYPLSYEKGYPIAGLENFKDAENMIIFHAGTAKKGDQIVTNGGRVLGVTGIAKTLDEAIKTAYQGVEKIYFEKMHYRKDIGVK
- the purM gene encoding phosphoribosylformylglycinamidine cyclo-ligase; this encodes MSLNYKASGVDVEAGYEAVRLMRDHVKSTFRPEVLTDIGGFGGLFSIANQTMKDPVLVSGTDGVGTKLKIAFLMDRHDTVGIDCVAMCVNDVICSGAEPLFFLDYIACGKNIPKKIALIVKGIADGCRQAGAALIGGETAEMPGFYPQDEYDIAGFCVGIVDRSKIIDGSTIKKGDILIGIASSGIHSNGYSLVRKIFHPSKESMTEYIEKLGCTLGEELLKPTKIYVKAINKLKEEINVKGISHITGGGFIENIPRMLPKGLGARIEEGTWDIPPIFDMMQELGNIDRKHMYNTFNMGIGMVLAIDESEKEKALSVLTEAGEKAYVIGSVVESETEVDLCLK